Proteins from a single region of Xenopus laevis strain J_2021 chromosome 9_10S, Xenopus_laevis_v10.1, whole genome shotgun sequence:
- the gpr146.S gene encoding probable G-protein coupled receptor 146, which yields MWSCEDLNYTNSGEEQYLCNEFHLILFIFSILYLIICFPVGLCYNVQLVLVNLYNKATMTMPDVYFVNMAIAGLIINTIAPVYLLGPAYTKWSLWSFGNEVYITLLILFNVSSLVIMYSTTLLSLDYYIECALPRTYMSSVYNTKHVCGFIWGGAILTSFSSLLFYICNHVSTKIIECSKMQNREAADAIMVLIGYVVPIIAVIYALVLILQIRKEATPLDQESGRLDPSIHRLLIATICTQFILWTPYYVTLLVNTFMNARVKSSNTFYMRTFQFTEGLSNFLAFSSSFVLPLIHRHINKNFSGKLQRLLKKLHCGNQGCAHEHTVVQQVMT from the coding sequence ATGTGGAGTTGCGAAGACCTTAACTACACCAATAGCGGCGAAGAGCAGTACCTGTGCAATGAGTTCCACcttattctctttattttctcCATACTCTACCTCATCATCTGCTTCCCAGTTGGCCTTTGCTATAACGTGCAGCTGGTGCTGGTCAATCTCTACAACAAGGCGACAATGACTATGCCCGACGTATACTTTGTGAATATGGCCATTGCCGGACTCATCATCAACACAATTGCACCGGTGTACCTTCTTGGACCAGCCTACACTAAGTGGTCCCTGTGGAGTTTTGGAAATGAAGTTTACATTACCTTGTTAATCCTCTTCAATGTATCCTCTTTAGTGATCATGTATTCAACCACTTTGCTCAGCTTAGACTACTACATTGAATGTGCTCTTCCAAGGACTTACATGTCCAGCGTGTACAACACAAAGCACGTGTGTGGATTTATTTGGGGAGGAGCCATTCTCACCAGTTTCTCTTCCCTTCTCTTCTATATCTGCAATCACGTTTCTACCAAAATCATTGAGTGTTCCAAGATGCAGAACCGAGAAGCCGCAGATGCCATCATGGTTCTCATCGGCTATGTGGTGCCCATTATTGCAGTCATTTATGCACTGGTGCTCATTCTACAAATAAGGAAAGAGGCTACGCCCCTTGATCAAGAGAGCGGCAGACTGGACCCTTCAATTCATCGGCTTTTAATTGCCACCATTTGCACGCAATTTATATTATGGACGCCCTACTACGTGACACTCTTGGTGAACACTTTCATGAATGCTAGAGTAAAATCGTCGAATACGTTTTATATGAGAACATTTCAATTCACAGAAGGCCTGTCTAATTTCTTGGCCTTTTCCAGCAGTTTTGTTTTACCTTTAATACACAGGCATATTAACAAAAACTTCAGTGGTAAATTACAGAGGCTGCTTAAAAAACTGCACTGCGGGAACCAAGGGTGCGCCCATGAACACACAGTAGTTCAGCAAGTGATGACGTAA